TGTCACAATAAAGGCAGTCTGGTTGTAAGGCTTACACGTGATAATGATTTGGGAAAATAGTAGTTCAGAATCTTTGAGAAACATTATCCGGTACGATGCTACAAAATTTGCTGTATTTGACCTGTACCaataatatgtttatttttgcagaCATGCATGCGCAGATTTTCATATGCGTTTAATCACATATTCTGCATAAATTGCTTTTACCACACTCTTATTTCTTTCTATTGGCAGGCGATTAAAGTGCAAGTAGTTGACGATATGTTTTCGTTGTAAAGTAACCAAATTTATTTGATCTCTCTACATTATCACCCAAACGTAGAAAGGTAACTATTGTAACCATATCTGAGTTATATACGGTTTTCTATTTTAATACAATTTTTAGTTATCTATTTATATTAAGgtcaattgtttttatttttatactgttttagCCATAGGTATTTTTCAATTAACAATTATCTTTTAACCACCAGAGGGCAGACTCTATCAAGAAAGATATAGCAACCCTGTCTGAAACTCTGCCATCTCGTGGTCTAAATGGCAAGTACCTTCCTGATTTTTCTACAATTATCTGTTACTAAATGATGTTCAAATGGGTCTtcataatatttcataaaatagtatttttaaaatcatataGACAGAATTGCTTTAGTTCATAATAGTTTGTAGTCTATGCACCTATAACAAACACATCGAAgtctttttaaatctttattgcAACACAATCAAAATTAAAGTTTGTTCTGATATACCAGGCACAAAGTAGTGAAAAAAAGGACAACATATATACATATTGCATATTTCAAAAAAACTTCTTGTAGTATTTCTCCTACACGGCATCTAAGTTACTTAACTTAGGCTATTATCACACTGAAACCAAACAATAGCCTTTAACTGTAATTATGTAAAGTGTTTAAtattattgtcatttttttattattattataattattatttgcaATTGTGATGTCACACCCTCATTTGTGATTACTGAGTTTTCAATCGTATTCCCAGCAACCCTGTAAGACAAAACATACTTTTATTTACAATTATTGTAAAATGCATAGCTTGCTTTAACTGTATTTAAAAGCTACATTGGTACTGCATAATTTATTCTCTGTATACTTACATTCGTAGTTCTGCTTGCACAAGTCTTCATTGTGCCAGGCTCAGaagtttatttaattcacattttTGCTAAACAATAGAAAAATTAAACATTACACTAAACTATATTTGTCTTAGATCATTTTGTTTCCAGTTCATTTACCCAAAGTAAATTGTATGTGCTGAAACAGCAACAAAATTATTATTGTGAGCACTGATACTGTATTTAGCATTGGGGCAGCACTTCGTTTaacacatttaaagcaacataTTCTTTATTTGTGACCAGTACCTGATGCCATTTAAGAATCTTAACAGGAAGTGCCAGGTGACAGAGTTTACAGGTGCTTATTTTATCAAGATCCTCcatatgtctttctttctttaccCTCTGATACTTTGAGAATGAGAAGTCTGCAGTGTCATCAAAATCAACATCCTTTCTCATAAACTGTAAGGCATTTTTGCATTCCAGCTggttgaaaaataaaatgaaaagtaaCAACCATATTAACAAAATGTATaatcatttatattatataaatatgtttGCTTAAGGCCCTTTATTTACCTCATGCTCGTCTAGACTGTCTAAAGGAATGGACTGCTGACATTTCCAACATCTTGAGGTGGACTCATCTAAAAATAAATGACATGCTGGATCAGTATTTTACATCTAACATAACCAAAAACAAAAAGATGTGGTTGAATTTAGTTTTCATTTATCAATATGATTGTGATCACACTGTGGGTACATTTCTGAACTTTATTCAACTCTGTAATAGTTGAACCTACTGTACAGGTAATACCTAATAGTGTTTGCATCAGTCACTAACCATCAGTTTCATCGTCTTCAGAGCTTGAACTCTTTGACGTTGGGTGGGTTTTTGAACAGTTGTTTGTGTGTTGAAGCTGGTCTTTAAACTGGACGTAACGGCCACAATCATGGCAGCGCTCTGTGCGGCTCCCACAGGACAAACTGTGCTTCAATAGGTCTTTCAGAGGCAGCTCTAGACTACAATACTCACAGCTCTGTAGCCGTTCTGAGCACTCATCTGTCTGAAACAGAAACATAAAGAGATACAAAGAGATGGGAAGGAGTGAGAAAACGCACAGAGAGTGTGAGATCTCACAGACATCTTGCAGTACTAACAgtcttttttgtgtgatgtaCTATGCAGGTGTTTTACCTCGTGGTCCAACAGATGCCTTCGTTCCATTTTTTTATTGCACTTCTGACATTTTACCTGTGAGGCATTAAGAAAAATAGTgcaataaagtttaaataatTCAGGAGGGTTAATAAATGACACACAGCACCAAGCCTACAAAAAGCAGCAGAGATCATAGTGTCATGAGTGGTTGAGACCTGTGCGTGTTGTTCAGCTTTATGTTCTTCCAGCAGCTCTCGTGGGACAGTGTCGTCACAGTCAGGACACAGGCACAGAAACCTCCGACAGTGCGGTTCATGTAGGTCAAAGTTCGCTTTAGCCACTTCTTTATTGCAGTGAGGAAACATTACACACGCATTTAATGAAGGTTAACTAAGTTCAGAAGTATGGTCATGTAAGTCAACCAATCAGCGTGAAGAGGTCTCTCTATAGCCATCCCACACCTTTGTCCCATGACAGTTTTCCAGCATTCCTCCTCCAGCCAATCGCCTCATGCTCGGCTGGTACCCATTCCAGTTAATGGGAGGTTCAGGCTAAAATACAGAGCTTGGTGCCCTCCACTCGGACAGCAGGCCAAATATGCTTTACTATCTTAtctgattacatgttaatgcgaaaACTATATTAATTTAACGTTTTCCCTAATAATAAAGATTATGaaagagttattttaaaagaactATTTCTGTCGCAGTCGTACCTTTTAATTTTGTGCAGAACCGTTTGTGCAACAGAAAAGTTAAATGGATGGTAATGGGATacttcacccaaaatgaaaattctcaatttttcattctcatgttgttcaaaatctgtatggatttctttaattctgatgaacacaaaagtagatattttgataaatgatggtaagcacacagctgattgtaaccattgacttccatagtaggaaaacaaatattataaatgtattgtgataaatgatgaagaagatattttgataaatgatgg
This sequence is a window from Misgurnus anguillicaudatus chromosome 24, ASM2758022v2, whole genome shotgun sequence. Protein-coding genes within it:
- the xaf1 gene encoding XIAP-associated factor 1, with the protein product MDTEENVLCTHCNKEVAKANFDLHEPHCRRFLCLCPDCDDTVPRELLEEHKAEQHAQVKCQKCNKKMERRHLLDHETDECSERLQSCEYCSLELPLKDLLKHSLSCGSRTERCHDCGRYVQFKDQLQHTNNCSKTHPTSKSSSSEDDETDDESTSRCWKCQQSIPLDSLDEHELECKNALQFMRKDVDFDDTADFSFSKYQRVKKERHMEDLDKISTCKLCHLALPVKILKWHQQKCELNKLLSLAQ